The genomic interval CGACGAGGCGCGCGGGGCGGCGCGCCGGGCGGTCGCTCGGGGCAGGGGCCAGGTCGCTCGGGGCCGGGTCGGGGCTGCGGGTCACCGTGCGAGCGTAACGGCCGACGTCGGACGCCCGCCGTGTGATCCGCGCCCGTCCGTCGGGCCCGGACGGACCATCGACTGCCCGCCCGGTTAGGCTGTCCTTCGCGCCCGTCCTCACCCGTCCGAGTCCGGGGCGCACGAGAGGAGGGCGACGCCATGTCCGCCGCACCCGCATCTGCCGTTGCATCCGCCGCCGCGCCCGTCGACGCCGCCGCATCCGCCGCCGCGCCCCTGCGCGCCGTCGACGTCACCCTCGGCTACGGCGAGCACACCGTCAGCAGCGGCCTGGACGTCGGGATCCCCGAGGGCTCCTTCACGGTGATCATCGGCCCGAACGCCTGCGGCAAGTCGACCCTGCTGCGCTCCCTCTCGCGTCTCCTCCAGCCCACGAGCGGCTCCGTCGTGCTCGACGGCAAGGACATCCACGACTTCTCCTCGAAGCAGGTCGCGCGGCGCCTGGGACTGCTCCCGCAGACCTCTGTGAGCCCGCCCGGGATCACCGTCCGCGACCTCGTCGCGCGCGGCCGCTACCCGCATCGCGGCCTGCTCTCGCAGTGGTCATCGGCCGACGACGAGGCCGTCCAGCGCGCCCTCGCCGCGACCGGCACCACCGAGCTCGCCCACCGGCTGGTCGACGAGCTCTCCGGCGGGCAGCGCCAGCGCGTGTGGATCTCGCTCGTGCTCGCCCAGGAGACCCCGCTGCTGCTGCTCGACGAGCCGACGACGTTCCTGGACATCACCCACCAGCTCGAGGTGCTGAACCTGTGCCGGGAGCTGCACGCCACGGGGGAGTACACGCTGGC from Brachybacterium kimchii carries:
- a CDS encoding ABC transporter ATP-binding protein, producing the protein MSAAPASAVASAAAPVDAAASAAAPLRAVDVTLGYGEHTVSSGLDVGIPEGSFTVIIGPNACGKSTLLRSLSRLLQPTSGSVVLDGKDIHDFSSKQVARRLGLLPQTSVSPPGITVRDLVARGRYPHRGLLSQWSSADDEAVQRALAATGTTELAHRLVDELSGGQRQRVWISLVLAQETPLLLLDEPTTFLDITHQLEVLNLCRELHATGEYTLAAVLHDLNLAFRFATHLIVMKGGEVVAQGAPQDVVTSELIEEVYGIGNLCVEDPVTGRPMIVPT